The sequence tttttttagcatacttatacttacaaaagctgcacatttttgatttgttttttccccatcttgtatatacttaaatatttgttcttacattcttatatttttattcttatattttgttattataattattatttcatgtatattgtatgtatgtatattttgtgtgctgctgtaacactgtaatttccctttttttttgggatcaataaatatctatctatctatctatctatctaacacgCTAGTTTGTAAGGTTACAAGttaagtacaaaaaaaagagagattgacaactatttttttattaaattgtgaCAGATCCTACTCACAATGAGATTTCTGGATATTATTCAGGATGTTGCCGTAGACAAAGTTGAACAGTTGTTCCTTTGACTTGGATCCATCTATACTCACAAGCCCCTGGCTGAGCACTGCTACGTCGGAGTTTACACcagtggacgagagggtcgcctccctatgCCTGCgggtggtgggggggaaaactctgacttgGGAGAGTTTGGAGTATTccgccttcttggagaccttgaatggagtcctgtatagGGCTCCAGTGGGGGACTCCATAATTCTGCTTGGGAACTTCAACACACACATCGGCGATGATGGACATacatggagaggcgtgattgggaggaacgtcCTCCCGTATCTAGACCAGAGTGGTTGACTGtcgttggacttctgtgctagtaaTGGATTGTctatcacaaacaccatgtgcaaacatagggatgttcataagtgtgcttggtaccagagcaccctaggctaAAGGTTAATGATTgatttataatcgtttcatctgatctgaggccgtatgttttggacactcgggtaaAGAGAGGGgtggagctgtcaactgatcaccatccggtggtgagttgggtcaggggataggaGAAGACTCTGGATAGACccggtaagcccaaacgggtagtgtgggtaaattgggaacttctggaggaggcccctgtctgacagactttcaactcacacatGTAGCGGAGCTTTTcatgcatccctgtggaggctgggggcattgaacctgagaggacaatgttcaaagtttccattgctgaagatcaatttgtaaattatatttCTATTAATTTTCTAGTAAATGTCTTCCATGCTTTAACTAGACTTTTCAAAGGAATACAACGTTGAACCAAATGATATGGACTCAGAGGGAATGGCACATTTCCCAACAGTCAACCAGCCATTTGGCCAGTGAATAGTTTCAGTACTGGGCATGTAGTCACTGTCCGGTCCTCAGTAATGGCACCAATGAGCTCACAATGTTGGCAGAAAGCACAAGCTCCTGCTCCATGGCTTCCTTCAGTGGCTTTGAGCTTCCTTTTGTTGGCTGGGACACACTTATAGTTAAGGTTTCATTTTATAATCTTAATTCTTTCAACATCTTACAATGTTCTGCATAGGTTAAACAGCGCCTGCTACATCATCTCACTGTTAATTTCTTTTGGTGAGACTGTAATGGCGCTGTGTCTGGTGCAGAATATAattttatttggttttaacAGCTCCGAGTACACGTTTCCACAATTTCTATCAATGACTTTTGGTTCGCATGAATATGGGTGTCCTCTGCCTCTAGTGCTTCCTTATTCCCAAGTTATTGAGATTCAGcaacttgtgtgtttgtttgaatcTTGAATTTGGTGTGTTATTTCTCTCAATGTTTGTCATATGCAAATATGAACACAAGCACAGATATTTAATGGATTATTTTCAATGAACTCAAAAGGGACTTGACCTGAAATCCCAtttgaaagaaatgcagaaTGGTAATACCTCCATCTTTTCTCTCCAGGTAATGCCGAGCCAAATAACCAATCCTGGAGATGCCGAAGAGAAGAGATATTCTTGCCATTGTGTTGATCGTGTTACCCTGGACTCTGCTCATCACTGTTTGGCACCAAAGCGCTATAGCTCCACTCCTCGCCATCCGCAAGGGTACGTTGTACACTGTACTCCACTGGCAATATCAAACCTGAAGTGGATCCTCAAACCTAACACTGCACTTCAGGTTTATACATAAGGCTGTTCATTTTGAGGCACTCACTAACCATGACCATCCGCCTCATGAGAGCTCAATTACACTTCAGTCATTGTAAACCTCATCAGCGTGGATTGTTTAGTGTATGATGAAAACTGAGAAGTTACCATTTACAAATACTCTGTCATAcatctaggagttattttttATATCATATATTTAGTCTGTCAGTTaaattgatgtatttttagctGTGTCTAATCGCCATTCAGTGAAAATTAATCAGCAgtttgaaataataaatgtcTGCTCCATTAGCTTCATGGGATATCTTGCATCACCGTGTAATATCACGTTTGCACACCAGTTTGagtcattaaaaaacacaataatgaGCCTCCCAATCATCCCCCAGAGACCACAAACCAACAGTGTAAATGTCAAGTATGCTGCAGAGTAAACAAACCCAAATTAGAGCCATAGCGAATCAAAAGCGCTTTGTCATTAATGCACATGCAGGGGTTACCAAACAATACAAGTTTACACAAATGACCCAAGACAGTCTAGAGTCAACAGAAGCTACAAATTATACTAAAGAAATAGTTTCTGCAGTTTATAAACACAGCTAAAACATGTATGATTAGTTGACAATCATAGAAAATAAATGCCACAAAATTTgactaatacatttttttctcaccaCATTCCTACATTTTATGAAAAACGTGTCGACAATGAAATAAGGAGAAGACACAAAGGAGTATAAAATGTGACCCATCTCTGCCCACAGGCTTCTTTTTGTGCTCTCTTAAAAGAGATGCTAGAACCTTTTTGGCAGCACGCTTACTGGCAGCCTTTGTTGAACATCTGGCCATCGGCAGATTGTGTTAATCTATGTgctgcagaaaaatcctccgTATGTTGGAGGTGTGACTGGAGCTCTGGCAGAACAGTGACAAAGATTGTCATTAGCTGTGGCAGAATGAAAAGAACAACCAACTTAATGATTCCATAATCATATTCTATCCATCACGGCAAAACTATTAGGGACAAAATATCACAGCCTTTAGCTCTGGAGTCTCAGCGGACTGTTTCACCACAGTTTACATGCAAGTCTTGAGTAAGTGGTCACATTTTTCTCACTTATACATTCAAAATAGATTGACGTtattaaagaagaaagaaaaaagaaagcagcGTATTAGTAGCACAACATTCACTAGTGTAGCGCTGTAGCTTGGATTATTCATTCTGTATGGTAACTGtcaaatgtccaaaaaaggTAATTTACTAATCCCAGTTGTTACActgaaaattgtaatttttttcccctaaaTTTTAATGTCTGTTTGGTGTTATCTGTattcaaaattaataaaaccaaaaaagtgTGCTTAAAAGTGTAATTGCCACCAATGTAAACAATAAAGATGCAGATTTGAGTAAATAACCAAATGATCACATTCAATCAACCCTGCAATGGAGTCATTTATGAGCCAAAATATCTTGGCAGTGGAGTCGTTACCTGTTTTTGatttgagtgtttttgtgttcaGTCCATGCTAACAACCAAGTAATTACACCACAGTTAATCACAGCAATTGTAGTCATGATTAGGGAACTCTGAGGAAAAATAGATTTATAATAACATTAAATGTGAACACAGGTTTGATTTCAGCAAAATAAATCTACGTTTATTGCAGGAAAGTAACATATATCCGAAGTAAGTTAAGAACATGGAGGGGAAAGCAGAGGCTGATGAAGCCTGTGGTGGACTCTAAACATAAAAAGACATATCTAATGGAACCACATACCCACATAATTCTTCTTTCGAAAGAAAAGCCCAAAGGCAACGCCAGGGGAATAACAAGGCTCATCTTTCCCCTCCCTTTCCTtgccctgtctctctgtccatcAGCTGTGTTATCCTCTCACAGTGCCTGCTTTCACTTTTTGCAGCCTGTCACCACCTAGTAAAAGAGATCTTTATCATTCCAGAGAGGCTTGCAGTCCGCCACCACCGGCTCTCAGGTACACTTTACCCCCATTGGGTTGTAGTCACCTGAGGCAAATATACAAAGGGCAGCCCAAGGTTGCGCTAATGCCTTACATGTGTTCTTATCCCCAAATCTGCAGATGATGGTGTTGAGGGCAAGAGGGAGGCTGGTGGCCAGGCGCAAGACTCCAAAGAATACTGTGCCTCAGATAAGGACATTGTGGAGGTGGTGAGGACAGAGTATGTGTACACGCGGCCTCCTCCCTGGTCCGATGTGCTGCCTACCATCCACATCATCACCCCCACATACAGTCGACCGGTACAGAAGGCGGAGCTCACACGGCTGGCAAACACCTTTCTCCATGTTCCTAACCTTCACTGGATCCTGGTGGAGGACTCCCAAAGGAGAACATCTCTTGTCACAAGGCTCCTCAGAGAAACAGGGCTTAACTACACACATCTCAATGTTGAGACACCCAGGAACTATAAACTGCGGGGTGACACTCGGGACCCCAGAATCCCCAGGGGTACCATGCAGAGGAATCTGGCCCTGCGGTGGCTGAGGGAGACCTTCAATGCCAACAGCAGCCAAGCTGGAATTGTATACTTTGCAGACGACGACAACACATACAGCCTGGAGCTGTTTGAGGAGGTTAGAGACACACTCACGGtcatttcatgcatttcttttttttaaatcaattggCTAGAAAAAGATCAGCAAGACACAATGAGATATAATTATAATACTACCATTTGAATCTTTACAGAATGTATCTAAAAC comes from Etheostoma spectabile isolate EspeVRDwgs_2016 chromosome 3, UIUC_Espe_1.0, whole genome shotgun sequence and encodes:
- the b3gat1a gene encoding galactosylgalactosylxylosylprotein 3-beta-glucuronosyltransferase 1 isoform X2, with protein sequence MPKRRDILAIVLIVLPWTLLITVWHQSAIAPLLAIRKERLAVRHHRLSDDGVEGKREAGGQAQDSKEYCASDKDIVEVVRTEYVYTRPPPWSDVLPTIHIITPTYSRPVQKAELTRLANTFLHVPNLHWILVEDSQRRTSLVTRLLRETGLNYTHLNVETPRNYKLRGDTRDPRIPRGTMQRNLALRWLRETFNANSSQAGIVYFADDDNTYSLELFEEMRSTRKVSVWPVAFVGGLRYESPKVNAAGKVYGWKTVFDPHRPFAIDMAGFAINLKLILFKPQAYFKLRGVKGGYQESSLLRELVTLNDLEPKAANCTKILVWHTRTEKPVLVNEGKKGFTDPNVEI
- the b3gat1a gene encoding galactosylgalactosylxylosylprotein 3-beta-glucuronosyltransferase 1 isoform X1 → MPKRRDILAIVLIVLPWTLLITVWHQSAIAPLLAIRKACHHLVKEIFIIPERLAVRHHRLSDDGVEGKREAGGQAQDSKEYCASDKDIVEVVRTEYVYTRPPPWSDVLPTIHIITPTYSRPVQKAELTRLANTFLHVPNLHWILVEDSQRRTSLVTRLLRETGLNYTHLNVETPRNYKLRGDTRDPRIPRGTMQRNLALRWLRETFNANSSQAGIVYFADDDNTYSLELFEEMRSTRKVSVWPVAFVGGLRYESPKVNAAGKVYGWKTVFDPHRPFAIDMAGFAINLKLILFKPQAYFKLRGVKGGYQESSLLRELVTLNDLEPKAANCTKILVWHTRTEKPVLVNEGKKGFTDPNVEI
- the b3gat1a gene encoding galactosylgalactosylxylosylprotein 3-beta-glucuronosyltransferase 1 isoform X3; the protein is MPKRRDILAIVLIVLPWTLLITVWHQSAIAPLLAIRKDDGVEGKREAGGQAQDSKEYCASDKDIVEVVRTEYVYTRPPPWSDVLPTIHIITPTYSRPVQKAELTRLANTFLHVPNLHWILVEDSQRRTSLVTRLLRETGLNYTHLNVETPRNYKLRGDTRDPRIPRGTMQRNLALRWLRETFNANSSQAGIVYFADDDNTYSLELFEEMRSTRKVSVWPVAFVGGLRYESPKVNAAGKVYGWKTVFDPHRPFAIDMAGFAINLKLILFKPQAYFKLRGVKGGYQESSLLRELVTLNDLEPKAANCTKILVWHTRTEKPVLVNEGKKGFTDPNVEI